Proteins encoded by one window of Manduca sexta isolate Smith_Timp_Sample1 unplaced genomic scaffold, JHU_Msex_v1.0 HiC_scaffold_2151, whole genome shotgun sequence:
- the LOC119188355 gene encoding formylglycine-generating enzyme-like isoform X2 has protein sequence MVLIPAGEYQVGTDEIIIESDKEGPKRLVELNGFYLDRYEVSNRDFNKFVTITKYITEAEKFGDSFVFTLFLNNTFKEQLKDFRVIQATWWYKVTGANWKSPHGPDSNIKDVMDHPVTHVSWNDREGLLQMARARLPTEAEWEAACRGGHEDRNYPWGDKLFPGRKHMANIWQGTFPHYNSAKDEYIGTNPVQLFPQNELGLHNMAGNVWEWTEDNWLDNNSKEKVKKGGSYLCHHSYCYRYRCAARSHNTEDSSAGNLGFRCAKSV, from the exons ATGGTCCTCATTCCAGCAGGAGAATATCAAGTGGGGACTGacgaaattataatagaaagtgACAAAGAAGGGCCGAAACGTTTAGTGGAATTGAACGGTTTTTATTTAGATAGATATGAGGTTTCTAACAGAGATTTTAATAAGTTCGTTACAATTACGAAGTATATCACGGAAGCAGAGAAATTTGGTGATAGTTttgtgtttactttatttttaaacaacacaTTTAAAGAGCAGTTAAAAGATTTTCGTGTTATACAAGCAACGTGGTGGTATAAAGTTACAGGAGCTAACTGGAAAAGTCCACATGGTCCGGATTCAAACATCAAAG ATGTAATGGATCACCCAGTAACACATGTCTCATGGAATGATCGCGAAGGCTTATTGCAAATGGCGAGGGCAAGGCTGCCTACTGAGGCAGAGTGGGAAGCAGCTTGCAGAGGTGGACATGAGGACAGGAACTATCCTTGGGGTGATAAACTATTTCCAGGACGGAAACACAT GGCTAACATCTGGCAAGGGACATTTCCACATTACAACTCAGCTAAAGATGAGTATATCGGCACAAATCCAGTTCAATTATTTCCTCAAAATGAATTAGGACTCCATAATATGGCTGGAAACGTTTGGGAGTGGACTGAAGATAACTGGCTTGATAACAAT TCCAAAGAAAAAGTAAAGAAGGGTGGTTCTTACTTGTGCCACCACTCGTATTGCTATCGCTACAGGTGTGCGGCGCGTTCACATAATACTGAAGACAGTTCAGCAGGAAATTTAGGATTTCGATGTGCTAAGTCtgtataa
- the LOC119188355 gene encoding formylglycine-generating enzyme-like isoform X1 gives MFIYVLFMCFLQIIITHNKESGCGCNIDREQSENLGNGDIFKSLEKTDQCSIEFKNNELENEVEDMVLIPAGEYQVGTDEIIIESDKEGPKRLVELNGFYLDRYEVSNRDFNKFVTITKYITEAEKFGDSFVFTLFLNNTFKEQLKDFRVIQATWWYKVTGANWKSPHGPDSNIKDVMDHPVTHVSWNDREGLLQMARARLPTEAEWEAACRGGHEDRNYPWGDKLFPGRKHMANIWQGTFPHYNSAKDEYIGTNPVQLFPQNELGLHNMAGNVWEWTEDNWLDNNSKEKVKKGGSYLCHHSYCYRYRCAARSHNTEDSSAGNLGFRCAKSV, from the exons atgtttatttatgtactttttatgtgtttcttacaaattattataacacacaATAAAGAAAGTGGCTGCGGTTGTAATATAGATCGTGAACAAAGTGAAAACTTAGGAAATGGAGATATATTTAAATCTCTTGAAAAAACCGACCAGTGttcaatagaatttaaaaacaatgaattgGAAAATGAAGTTGAAGATATGGTCCTCATTCCAGCAGGAGAATATCAAGTGGGGACTGacgaaattataatagaaagtgACAAAGAAGGGCCGAAACGTTTAGTGGAATTGAACGGTTTTTATTTAGATAGATATGAGGTTTCTAACAGAGATTTTAATAAGTTCGTTACAATTACGAAGTATATCACGGAAGCAGAGAAATTTGGTGATAGTTttgtgtttactttatttttaaacaacacaTTTAAAGAGCAGTTAAAAGATTTTCGTGTTATACAAGCAACGTGGTGGTATAAAGTTACAGGAGCTAACTGGAAAAGTCCACATGGTCCGGATTCAAACATCAAAG ATGTAATGGATCACCCAGTAACACATGTCTCATGGAATGATCGCGAAGGCTTATTGCAAATGGCGAGGGCAAGGCTGCCTACTGAGGCAGAGTGGGAAGCAGCTTGCAGAGGTGGACATGAGGACAGGAACTATCCTTGGGGTGATAAACTATTTCCAGGACGGAAACACAT GGCTAACATCTGGCAAGGGACATTTCCACATTACAACTCAGCTAAAGATGAGTATATCGGCACAAATCCAGTTCAATTATTTCCTCAAAATGAATTAGGACTCCATAATATGGCTGGAAACGTTTGGGAGTGGACTGAAGATAACTGGCTTGATAACAAT TCCAAAGAAAAAGTAAAGAAGGGTGGTTCTTACTTGTGCCACCACTCGTATTGCTATCGCTACAGGTGTGCGGCGCGTTCACATAATACTGAAGACAGTTCAGCAGGAAATTTAGGATTTCGATGTGCTAAGTCtgtataa